CACGCCCTTCGGGGCGGACAGGGCCTTGAAAGTGCTGTTTTCGCTCACGGGTGCAAAGTCTAGTCAGCGCCCGGCGTTCGCCGCCCGCAGGTAAGGGTTGGTGGCGCGCTCGTGCGCCATCGTGGTCGTCGGGCCGTGGCCTGGCAGAAGTGGAAGGCGGTCCTCGAGATCCCACACCGGCCCGCACAGGCTGGCCTGCATCGCCGCGTCGTCCGAGTACGGCAGATCCGTGCGACCGATGGAACCCTGGAAGATCACGTCGCCGGCGAGCACGAAGTCGTCGTGGACCCACAGGGCGCTGCCCGGCGAATGGCCCGGGGCGTGGCGCACGGTGAAGTCGATGCCAGCGAGGGTGACCGGTTGGCCGCCGGTGACCTCAGTGACGTTGTCAATCCGCTCCATGTTGTCGATGGCGAAGGGC
This window of the Corynebacterium qintianiae genome carries:
- a CDS encoding MBL fold metallo-hydrolase — its product is MQIIGFAAGPLQTNCYIVANEDTGEAVVVDPSYGAHARVEKFCAEENLTVVAIILTHGHIDHIRDAGKFGVETFIHADDVFMLDGAAATEWLRVPFAIDNMERIDNVTEVTGGQPVTLAGIDFTVRHAPGHSPGSALWVHDDFVLAGDVIFQGSIGRTDLPYSDDAAMQASLCGPVWDLEDRLPLLPGHGPTTTMAHERATNPYLRAANAGR